From Flavobacterium sp. 102, a single genomic window includes:
- a CDS encoding PD-(D/E)XK nuclease family protein, producing MQERQLLETWREEFKQHLNSINIFTSSNTQTAFFYEKSKKEIFDIGFNVFKLSSDLYYRENFHSDIIKAFLDPSEKHNEKTKYLNIFIDLLNKSGHHQLNKYDFENAMVIRERNNIDILIADEISTKAIIIENKINNAIDQKRQLPRYFNTIKEKYNVEAIVYLTLNSTKRPEKNDWTKDEILQIEPILKVIPSLDKSYPNLFHDWIVPSIIESKNSEGLFLLQQYGNLIKHINSQTMDTISVEKFYNTLKENDSLKTSISIRNMLNDLPEYMAIRIEDKYKNHYFPFSKIWRYQLRDCVFECFDMEGFTVKMDIWCGEYGYKIHVWNPKNTELDIKQNLPELACISDFTYDGGKVNNVFKEFSFFEEELVFEFIDQIIAQLKTVKLE from the coding sequence ATGCAGGAAAGACAACTTCTTGAAACCTGGAGAGAAGAATTTAAACAGCATCTAAATTCTATAAATATTTTTACTAGTTCAAATACTCAAACTGCTTTTTTTTATGAAAAATCAAAAAAAGAGATTTTTGATATTGGCTTTAATGTATTCAAATTATCGTCCGACTTATATTATAGAGAAAATTTCCATAGCGATATAATAAAGGCATTCCTTGATCCTTCAGAAAAGCATAACGAGAAGACAAAATATTTGAATATTTTTATTGACTTATTAAATAAATCGGGGCATCATCAGCTAAATAAATATGATTTTGAAAATGCAATGGTAATTAGAGAAAGAAATAATATTGATATTCTCATAGCTGATGAAATTAGTACAAAAGCGATAATTATAGAAAATAAAATCAACAATGCTATTGATCAAAAAAGACAACTACCAAGATACTTCAACACAATCAAAGAAAAATACAACGTAGAAGCAATAGTTTATCTGACACTTAACTCAACTAAACGACCCGAAAAAAATGATTGGACTAAAGATGAAATATTACAAATAGAGCCTATTCTAAAGGTTATCCCATCTCTTGATAAATCATATCCAAATCTATTCCATGATTGGATTGTACCGTCTATTATTGAAAGTAAAAACTCAGAGGGCTTATTTCTTCTACAACAATATGGTAATTTAATCAAACACATAAATTCTCAAACTATGGATACTATATCAGTCGAAAAATTTTACAATACCTTAAAAGAAAATGACAGCCTAAAAACTTCAATCTCCATTAGAAACATGCTTAATGATTTACCTGAATATATGGCAATTAGGATTGAAGATAAATACAAAAATCACTACTTCCCATTTTCTAAAATTTGGAGATATCAGCTCAGAGACTGTGTTTTTGAGTGCTTTGACATGGAAGGCTTCACTGTCAAAATGGATATTTGGTGTGGGGAATACGGTTATAAAATTCATGTTTGGAATCCAAAAAATACTGAATTAGACATAAAGCAAAATTTACCGGAATTAGCCTGCATTTCTGATTTCACATATGATGGCGGAAAAGTCAATAATGTGTTTAAAGAATTTTCATTTTTTGAAGAAGAATTAGTTTTTGAGTTTATTGATCAAATTATTGCTCAACTCAAAACAGTAAAACTGGAATAA
- a CDS encoding cysteine desulfurase family protein, translating into MNQNQTIYLDNAATTKVDNRVLEAMLPYFTEIYGNASSNHTFGELAKKAIEMAREQTAAIINAKASEITFTSGATEAINLALKGYVEANIEKGNHIITVKTEHKAVLATCEYLEERGIEVSYLNVNQEGLISLQELQEAIRPDTILIAIMYVNNETGVIQPIEDIGKIAHQNNIVFFCDATQAIGKIKVDVANDNIDMLCFSGHKFNGPKGIGALYKKKEIQLTPLLHGGGQENNLRGGTYNTPLIVGLGKACEIAQKELKINASVTEEISIYLSQKVKQIPNSVIIGSEKLKAYNIVDVLIPGLNSEVFIAMTSNLSLSNGSACTSQIIESSHVLKAMKLDDQECKQTIRISIDKTITKNQIDELVNTLKVETRST; encoded by the coding sequence GTGAATCAAAATCAAACCATCTACCTAGACAATGCAGCAACTACCAAAGTAGACAATAGAGTCCTTGAGGCAATGCTCCCCTATTTCACCGAAATCTATGGCAACGCCTCTAGCAATCATACATTTGGAGAACTAGCCAAAAAAGCAATTGAAATGGCTCGAGAACAAACCGCTGCCATTATCAACGCAAAAGCTTCGGAAATAACTTTTACCTCCGGGGCAACCGAAGCGATAAACTTAGCGCTAAAAGGCTATGTCGAGGCCAATATTGAGAAAGGCAATCACATCATAACAGTTAAAACCGAACACAAAGCGGTATTAGCCACTTGCGAATATTTAGAAGAGCGTGGCATTGAAGTCTCATATCTAAACGTAAACCAAGAAGGTCTCATATCACTTCAAGAGTTGCAAGAAGCAATCCGTCCCGACACCATATTAATAGCAATAATGTATGTAAACAATGAGACCGGAGTGATACAACCTATTGAAGATATTGGTAAAATAGCACACCAAAATAATATTGTCTTTTTTTGTGATGCTACCCAAGCCATAGGCAAAATTAAAGTAGATGTAGCCAATGACAATATAGACATGCTATGCTTCAGTGGTCACAAATTTAATGGCCCAAAAGGCATTGGAGCGTTATACAAAAAGAAAGAAATACAACTAACTCCCCTCCTTCATGGCGGTGGTCAGGAAAATAATTTAAGAGGAGGCACATACAATACTCCGCTAATTGTTGGTTTGGGAAAGGCATGTGAAATTGCACAAAAGGAATTAAAAATAAACGCTAGTGTCACAGAGGAAATAAGTATATACCTTAGCCAGAAAGTTAAGCAGATACCAAATTCAGTTATTATTGGAAGTGAAAAATTGAAGGCATATAATATTGTTGATGTTTTGATACCGGGATTAAATTCTGAGGTATTTATTGCAATGACTAGTAATTTATCGTTAAGCAATGGGTCGGCATGTACTTCACAAATTATTGAAAGTTCACATGTGTTAAAAGCAATGAAATTGGACGATCAAGAATGCAAGCAAACTATCAGAATATCAATTGACAAAACAATAACAAAAAATCAAATAGACGAATTAGTTAATACATTAAAAGTCGAAACAAGAAGTACTTAG
- a CDS encoding DEAD/DEAH box helicase family protein yields MLKNVTWAEDRDYKTGSEDEPLQFYLDGLTNSIEFHLLLGYFSSSAINLLSVGFATFISKGGKMRMVINHLLSSKDKEAINKVEEGNTNDLKVFDLTDSSILHRYLDEYDIHFFECLTYLISQKRIEIKVIKPKNGKGIAHYKSGVFSDGENNVGYKASCNFTLYGLSENLEELEAFLSWENGRSNKLIKKQLNIIDDYFNEKDDDVDYLPSKDIEVVLKDRFGNKDINELIVQEEQLLRKKQNLMSSNSKIKKTISNIFGKIEIERKTPKFPYAEGPRDYQIEAYNNWVNNDRKGLFAMATGTGKTLTSLNCILEDFKLSNFYKFIVLVPTTALTKQWIEEANKKFNYQNTILCCSENKNWKSEVTNLGKNILFGREINYAIITTYATFKGVRFQSMLKEYFTDDFAKMTLIADEAHNFGSQGFLKVIPNFINKRIGLSATPERQFDDNGNKLLNDFFSCSDEEYTFEYNMKTAIDNGILCKYYYYPIIVNLEIDEQENYLKISKELMKYIDFETGKYRESEYVNNLLIKRKNIIHKAKNKLNALISIINKIGKENFKKAFIYVPEGIEFDSIENEFTPQEFENETSKIIDNYMIEIYNHFQTKMAKFTGETNNRDQILSQFKEGQLDALLAMKCLDEGVDVPQTKYAIFCSSTGNPRQYIQRRGRVLRTHKEKEFAIIYDLIVKPSLSHTNTDETLTKMEKNIFLSELRRLVNFAVLSENKDQSLKDLETLCFNLDIDIYELANNELNNYK; encoded by the coding sequence ATGTTAAAAAATGTTACATGGGCGGAAGATAGGGATTATAAAACTGGTAGTGAGGACGAACCATTACAATTCTATTTGGACGGATTGACTAATAGTATTGAATTTCATTTGTTATTAGGTTACTTCAGTTCTTCTGCCATCAATTTATTGTCAGTAGGTTTTGCTACTTTTATAAGCAAAGGCGGAAAAATGAGAATGGTTATCAATCATTTACTTTCATCAAAAGACAAAGAAGCAATTAATAAGGTTGAGGAAGGCAATACAAATGACTTAAAGGTTTTTGATTTAACTGATTCAAGTATTTTACATCGTTACTTAGATGAATATGACATTCACTTTTTTGAATGCTTAACCTATTTAATATCGCAAAAAAGAATAGAAATTAAAGTTATTAAACCAAAAAACGGAAAAGGAATTGCTCACTACAAATCCGGTGTTTTTAGCGATGGTGAAAATAATGTTGGTTATAAAGCATCTTGTAATTTTACGCTTTATGGTTTATCTGAAAATTTAGAGGAGCTTGAAGCATTTCTTAGTTGGGAAAATGGTAGGTCTAATAAACTAATAAAAAAGCAGCTTAACATTATTGATGACTATTTTAATGAAAAAGATGATGATGTAGATTATTTGCCAAGTAAAGATATTGAAGTCGTATTAAAAGATAGATTTGGAAATAAAGACATTAATGAATTAATAGTTCAAGAAGAACAACTACTCAGAAAGAAACAAAATTTAATGTCATCAAATTCAAAAATAAAAAAAACTATATCCAATATTTTTGGTAAAATTGAAATTGAAAGAAAAACTCCAAAATTTCCATATGCAGAAGGTCCAAGAGACTATCAGATAGAGGCATATAATAATTGGGTGAATAATGATAGAAAAGGATTGTTTGCTATGGCTACTGGTACTGGTAAGACACTTACTTCACTAAATTGTATTTTAGAAGATTTTAAATTATCGAATTTTTACAAATTTATAGTTCTTGTGCCTACAACCGCATTAACTAAACAATGGATTGAAGAAGCAAACAAAAAATTTAATTATCAAAATACTATTTTATGTTGTAGTGAAAATAAAAATTGGAAATCAGAAGTTACTAATTTAGGAAAAAACATTCTTTTTGGTCGAGAGATTAATTATGCTATTATAACTACTTATGCAACATTTAAAGGTGTTAGATTTCAATCAATGTTAAAAGAATATTTTACGGATGATTTTGCTAAAATGACTTTAATAGCTGATGAAGCTCATAATTTTGGATCACAAGGATTTTTAAAAGTAATCCCTAATTTCATTAATAAAAGAATTGGTTTATCAGCTACTCCTGAAAGACAATTTGACGATAATGGTAATAAATTGCTAAATGATTTTTTTTCATGTTCAGATGAAGAATACACGTTTGAATATAATATGAAAACAGCAATCGATAATGGAATATTGTGTAAATACTATTATTATCCTATTATAGTAAATTTAGAAATAGACGAACAAGAAAATTATCTCAAAATTTCAAAGGAATTAATGAAATATATTGACTTTGAAACAGGTAAATATAGAGAATCTGAATATGTAAATAATCTGCTCATAAAGAGAAAAAATATAATTCACAAAGCTAAAAACAAGTTGAATGCTTTGATTTCAATAATAAATAAAATTGGGAAAGAAAATTTCAAAAAAGCATTTATTTATGTCCCTGAAGGTATAGAATTTGACAGCATTGAAAATGAGTTTACTCCTCAAGAATTTGAAAATGAAACGAGTAAGATTATTGATAATTACATGATAGAAATCTACAATCATTTTCAAACGAAAATGGCAAAGTTTACCGGTGAAACAAATAATAGAGACCAAATTTTAAGTCAGTTCAAGGAAGGACAATTAGATGCTTTACTTGCAATGAAGTGCTTAGATGAAGGTGTAGATGTTCCTCAAACTAAATATGCTATTTTTTGCTCCTCTACCGGTAATCCAAGACAATATATTCAAAGGAGAGGGAGAGTATTAAGAACACACAAAGAAAAAGAATTTGCTATTATATATGATTTAATTGTTAAGCCATCTTTAAGTCATACTAATACAGATGAAACTTTAACCAAAATGGAAAAGAACATTTTCTTATCTGAATTGAGAAGACTAGTAAATTTTGCTGTATTAAGTGAAAACAAAGACCAATCATTAAAAGATTTAGAAACTCTTTGTTTTAATTTAGATATTGATATTTATGAATTAGCAAACAATGAATTAAACAACTACAAATAA